The Zingiber officinale cultivar Zhangliang chromosome 10A, Zo_v1.1, whole genome shotgun sequence genome contains a region encoding:
- the LOC122026505 gene encoding lysine-rich arabinogalactan protein 19-like: MASRLALLAFALASLAVSASAQGPAASPSKSPSVAPVKPPAPSPLLPPPTVAPVRPPAAAPLSAPPAPVPAAKSPSLSPPAPPTSDIPAPAPRSSISGVPASAPTAPPPAGNGAADLSFSWIGAFAVAAVAFAM, from the coding sequence ATGGCATCTCGCTTAGCGTTGCTCGCGTTCGCCTTGGCGTCGCTCGCCGTCTCCGCCTCTGCCCAGGGCCCGGCCGCCTCCCCCTCCAAGTCACCCTCTGTGGCCCCGGTGAAGCCTCCTGCTCCCTCGCCTCTCCTTCCGCCGCCCACAGTTGCTCCAGTGAGGCCCCCGGCAGCAGCGCCCCTTTCCGCGCCGCCTGCACCTGTCCCCGCCGCCAAGTCGCCCTCTTTGTCCCCTCCCGCCCCGCCGACCTCAGATATTCCTGCGCCAGCGCCTAGGTCGTCGATCTCCGGCGTCCCTGCTTCTGCTCCCACCGCCCCGCCTCCGGCTGGTAATGGCGCTGCTGATCTTTCCTTCAGTTGGATCGGCGCCTTCGCCGTTGCTGCTGTCGCGTTCGCGATGTAG
- the LOC122026374 gene encoding uncharacterized protein LOC122026374 produces MEATEVDGGRNVSLAPELSPSLAAAEDHFRVKRRALEAVLENCKRALELLEKPYIDLDPAGDEAAEAQPMGEVEGSLPRSESGGDFEADELCALLKSRVESPDFLEKLEHIQTSVYQNIHGDDNASWDMITAKDLWDDKHFDGKDGVDQDDYVLVKQEDIVDGVANFMATYLLSLKQTKELTPNQLQAALCKTFSVKKKKSKLRKAWDGSKVVYNVASWSATAIGIYQNPALVKAASVAFWSSCRVISKLF; encoded by the exons ATGGAGGCGACCGAGGTGGATGGTGGACGCAATGTCTCCCTCGCACCAGAGCTCAGCCCCAGCTTGGCCGCCGCAGAGGACCATTTCCGCGTGAAGCGGCGCGCCCTCGAGGCGGTCCTGGAGAATTGTAAGAGGGCCCTCGAATTGCTGGAAAAACCCTACATCGACCTAGACCCTGCAGGCGACGAGGCTGCAGAGGCACAGCCTATGGGAGAAGTTGAGGGATCCCTGCCGCGGTCTGAATCTGGAGGCGACTTCGAGGCCGATGAG CTATGTGCACTTCTGAAATCAAGAGTTGAATCACCAGACTTCCTTGAAAAGCTTGAACACATCCAGACATCTGTTTACCAAAATATTCATG GTGATGATAATGCATCATGGGATATGATCACCGCCAAAGATTTGTGGGATGATAAGCATTTTGATGGGAAGGATGGCGTTGACCAAGATGATTATGTACTTGTTAAGCAAGAGGACATAGTGGATGGTGTGGCAAATTTCATGGCTACTTATCTGCTATCACTAAAGCAAACTAAA GAATTAACTCCAAATCAACTTCAAGCAG CCCTATGCAAAACGTTTTCTGttaagaagaagaaaagcaaGCTCAGGAAGGCATGGGATGGAAGCAAGGTTGTTTACAATGTTGCTTCATGGAGTGCTACTGCCATTGG GATATATCAGAATCCAGCATTAGTTAAAGCAGCTTCTGTAGCCTTCTGGTCCTCTTGCCGTGTTATATCAAAGTTGTTTTGA